One genomic segment of Chromatiaceae bacterium includes these proteins:
- a CDS encoding cytochrome b/b6 domain-containing protein → MARVYLYSRFLRLWHWLQALLVIALLVTGFEVHGNYALFGFEQAAAYHRIAAWTLMGLWVFAWFWHLTTGEWKQYIPSPVDRVVAMMRYYGIGIFKGEPHPFHKDRWQRHNPLQRMAYLSLHVLIGPAIWITGLVYIAYPYWSEFGLSGLSLTPVALAHTAAAFLMFAFLIVHLYLALTTSERPFGYLRGMISGYEEMEKEA, encoded by the coding sequence ATGGCGAGGGTCTATCTGTATTCGCGTTTTCTGCGTCTGTGGCACTGGCTGCAGGCATTGTTGGTGATTGCGCTGCTGGTCACAGGGTTCGAAGTGCATGGCAACTATGCGCTGTTCGGATTCGAGCAGGCGGCGGCGTACCATCGTATCGCTGCCTGGACACTGATGGGGCTGTGGGTATTCGCGTGGTTCTGGCACCTCACGACCGGCGAGTGGAAACAGTACATCCCGTCCCCGGTCGACCGGGTGGTCGCGATGATGCGCTACTACGGCATCGGGATCTTCAAAGGCGAGCCGCACCCGTTCCACAAGGACCGCTGGCAGCGGCACAACCCGTTGCAGCGGATGGCCTATCTGTCACTGCATGTGTTGATCGGGCCTGCGATCTGGATAACCGGCCTCGTGTACATCGCCTATCCGTACTGGTCCGAGTTCGGTCTCAGCGGCCTGTCGTTGACACCGGTGGCACTGGCTCACACGGCGGCGGCCTTCCTGATGTTCGCGTTTCTGATCGTCCACCTCTACCTGGCATTGACCACCTCGGAGCGTCCCTTCGGTTATCTGCGTGGCATGATCAGCGGCTACGAGGAGATGGAGAAAGAGGCCTGA
- a CDS encoding tetrathionate reductase family octaheme c-type cytochrome — translation MKPVLALCIGLISLFFSLQAPAAPRDDQSTADHSKFEQLQGPFKDGPSVTEACLSCHTEAAKQLMKTTHWTWAFDNALTGQQLGKKNVVNNFCVATASNWPRCTSCHIGYGWKDDKFDLTAERNVDCLVCHDKTGTYKKFPTGAGHPNYEPKMWPPKKGKIWPPPDLVKIAQSVGKPGRDNCGACHFYGGGGDGVKHGHLDSSMHRPTHSTDVHMDVDGLNFSCQTCHTTGGHEIAGSRYTPNAADTHGIDIPGRTDNNRASCVSCHGEAPHAANADPKLDQHVDKIACVTCHVPRFARGGRKTKMWWDWSTAGKKDQHGKPIVIKDAQGYPTYDFKKGDFRWEADVVPEYRWFDGKLAYATLGQKIDDSKVVPINTIGGSANDPGSRIWPFKVMRGRQPYDTENKVLAVPHLFGKDDDAYWKSFDWGRAINAGFEASGLKFSGHYDFVETEYYWPVTHMVAPKEEALACGECHSQQGRMAGVSGVYLPGRDRAKWLDMIGWLAVLGTLGGVSLHGFVRMIAARRRRKS, via the coding sequence ATGAAACCCGTTCTTGCCTTATGTATCGGCCTGATTTCGCTGTTCTTTAGCCTGCAGGCTCCGGCCGCGCCACGCGACGATCAATCGACCGCCGATCACAGCAAGTTCGAACAGCTGCAGGGACCCTTCAAGGACGGGCCATCGGTGACCGAGGCCTGTCTGAGCTGCCACACCGAGGCCGCGAAGCAGTTGATGAAGACCACCCACTGGACCTGGGCGTTCGACAACGCGCTGACCGGACAGCAACTCGGCAAGAAGAATGTCGTCAACAACTTCTGTGTCGCGACGGCCTCGAACTGGCCGCGCTGCACCAGTTGCCATATCGGTTACGGCTGGAAAGACGACAAGTTCGATCTGACCGCCGAACGCAATGTCGACTGCCTGGTCTGTCACGACAAGACCGGGACCTACAAGAAGTTCCCCACCGGCGCCGGCCATCCCAACTACGAACCGAAGATGTGGCCGCCCAAGAAGGGCAAGATCTGGCCGCCACCGGATCTGGTCAAGATCGCGCAATCGGTTGGCAAGCCGGGCCGCGACAACTGCGGGGCCTGCCACTTCTACGGCGGCGGTGGCGACGGCGTCAAACACGGTCACCTGGATTCGTCGATGCACCGGCCGACCCACAGCACCGATGTGCACATGGACGTGGATGGGCTCAACTTCAGTTGTCAGACCTGTCATACCACGGGCGGCCACGAGATTGCGGGCAGTCGTTACACGCCAAACGCCGCCGACACGCACGGGATCGATATCCCCGGGCGGACCGACAACAACCGTGCGAGCTGCGTCTCGTGTCACGGCGAGGCGCCGCATGCGGCCAACGCGGATCCCAAGCTCGACCAGCATGTCGACAAGATCGCCTGCGTCACCTGTCACGTGCCGCGGTTTGCCCGCGGCGGGCGCAAGACGAAGATGTGGTGGGACTGGTCCACTGCCGGCAAGAAGGACCAGCACGGCAAGCCGATCGTCATCAAGGACGCGCAGGGCTATCCCACCTACGACTTCAAGAAGGGTGATTTCCGTTGGGAGGCGGACGTGGTGCCGGAGTACCGCTGGTTCGACGGCAAGCTGGCTTACGCGACGCTCGGACAGAAGATCGATGATTCCAAGGTCGTGCCGATCAATACCATCGGGGGCAGCGCCAACGATCCGGGGTCGCGTATCTGGCCGTTCAAGGTGATGCGCGGGCGACAGCCCTACGACACCGAGAACAAGGTGCTGGCTGTCCCGCATCTGTTCGGCAAGGACGACGATGCGTATTGGAAGAGCTTCGATTGGGGCAGGGCGATCAACGCCGGTTTCGAGGCCAGCGGCTTGAAGTTCAGCGGCCACTACGATTTCGTCGAGACCGAGTATTACTGGCCGGTGACGCACATGGTGGCGCCGAAAGAGGAAGCCCTGGCATGCGGTGAATGCCACAGCCAGCAGGGCCGGATGGCCGGTGTCTCCGGTGTCTACCTCCCCGGGCGGGACCGCGCCAAATGGCTCGACATGATCGGTTGGCTGGCCGTGCTCGGAACCCTCGGCGGGGTATCGCTGCACGGATTCGTACGCATGATTGCGGCTCGCAGGCGGAGGAAGAGCTGA
- a CDS encoding NapC/NirT family cytochrome c, with translation MSRRRSALWPGFITRHVLIALVLGGLAGIAFMVFLIEFDHYTSSEAFCTTCHSMEIAAEPYRKSSHYLPESGVRASCGDCHVSPGVFAATWDHFIGGKDLFHQIFGANYDDPVINALHLPEAAFSAREWFRRNDSHTCRRCHEQEAIVGKRADTLQIHLDETEGKTCVDCHINIVHRPVPEQETFRRDAWNRAVEEEFGLEPGTADALLAE, from the coding sequence ATGAGTAGACGCCGCTCCGCGCTGTGGCCCGGTTTCATCACCCGCCATGTGCTGATCGCCCTGGTGCTGGGGGGCTTGGCGGGTATCGCGTTCATGGTGTTCCTGATCGAGTTCGATCACTACACCAGCAGCGAGGCGTTCTGTACCACCTGCCATTCGATGGAGATCGCCGCCGAACCCTATCGCAAGTCGTCACACTACCTGCCGGAGTCGGGTGTACGCGCGAGTTGTGGAGACTGTCACGTGTCGCCCGGTGTGTTCGCGGCGACCTGGGACCACTTCATCGGCGGCAAGGATCTGTTCCATCAGATCTTCGGTGCGAACTACGACGATCCGGTGATCAATGCGCTGCACCTGCCCGAGGCCGCTTTCAGCGCGCGCGAATGGTTCCGGCGCAACGATTCGCATACCTGCCGGCGTTGCCACGAGCAGGAGGCGATCGTCGGCAAGCGCGCCGACACGCTGCAGATCCACCTGGACGAGACCGAAGGCAAGACCTGTGTCGACTGCCACATCAACATCGTGCATCGACCGGTCCCCGAGCAGGAGACCTTCAGGCGCGATGCGTGGAACCGGGCCGTCGAGGAGGAATTCGGGCTCGAGCCCGGAACCGCGGATGCGCTACTGGCCGAGTGA